In Nostoc piscinale CENA21, the genomic stretch ACACCCTTACCAGGGGCAATTCCGACTAAACCCGGTTCCGCGACACGTCCTTTCCCCGGAATTTTGGCAGACATCGTTGATTTAGATGGGAACTCTTTAGGCGATAACGAAGGCGGTTATTTGGCAGTGCGTCATCCTTGGCCGGGAATGATGCGGACTGTTTACGGTGATCCTGAACGCTTCCGCCGCACCTATTGGGAACATATTCCGCCCCAAGATGGCAAGTATACATACTTTGCTGGCGATGGTGCGAGACGAGATGAAGACGGTTATTTCTGGGTGATGGGACGAGTTGACGATGTGTTGAACGTGTCAGGACATCGCCTCGGCACAATGGAAATTGAATCAGCGTTAGTTTCTCACCCAGCCGTTGCAGAGGCGGCGGTTGTTGGTAAGCCAGATGAACTCAAAGGTGAGGATGTTGTGGCGTTTGTGACTTTAGAAGGTACGCATCAACCAAGCGAGGAACTAAGTAAGGAACTGAAAAAACACGTCGTGCAGGAAATTGGTGCGATCGCCCGTCCCGGAGAAATCCGCTTTACCGATGCTTTACCCAAAACGCGATCGGGCAAGATTATGCGGCGCTTGTTGCGTAACCTAGCGGCTGGACAAGAAGTTTCTGGTGACACTTCAACCTTAGAAGACCGTGGCGTGTTAGATAAATTACGCGAAGGTGCATGAAGAGTGATGAGTGCTGAGTAAACATTAGTAGCGTGTCTAGCTTTAAAATGTTGCATTAAAAAACCGATTTCATCTGCGTTTATCCGCGTGGATCTGCGGTTAATTTTTCCAATCTAATGCAATATTTTAGTCTAGACACGCCATTACTCATCTGTGCTTGTATTAAGTAATCACACAGAAATTACACACATTCTCTTCCTGTTGCTTGTTCCCTAATGTAATTTTGTGCAACTACTTATGTATAGAGTTCTTCCTAAACAAACTGCATCTATGTACACCCGCGATGGTGTCAGACTGGATGCAGATATTTATCGCCCTGATGCCGCAGAGAGTTTTCCGGTATTATTAATGCGACAACCTTATGGTAGAGCGATCGCATCAACTGTAGTCTATGCCCATCCCAGTTGGTATGCTGCCCAAGGTTATATTGTCGTGATTCAAGATGTTCGTGGACGCGGTACTTCGGCTGGGGAATTTAAGTTATTTGCCCATGAAATTGCTGATGGTGAAGATAGCATTTATTGGGCAGCCCATTTACCGGGTAGTAATGGCAAAGTCGGGATGTATGGTTTTTCTTATCAAGGAATGACCCAACTCTACGCCGCAGTTGCTAAACCCAGTGCTTTAAAAACAATTTGTCCAGCCATGATTGGTTATGATTTATATACAGATTGGGCTTATGAAGGTGGCGCATTCTGTTTACAAACTAATCTTGCTTGGGCAATTCAATTAGCTACAGAAACCGCGCGTCTACGCCATGATCACACAGCTTATCAAGCTTTATTGACTGCGGCACGCAACTTACCGCTAAATAATCCCGAAATTCTCCAACAACTTGCCCCAGAGTCGTTTTATCATGAATGGGTAGCCCATCCCCAAGCAGATAATTATTGGGAAGAACTTTCACCCAAGCGCCACTTACAAGCTGTGGACTTGCCTATATTTCATATTGGTGGATGGTTTGATACTTATCTGCGTGGTACTCTACGTTTTTATCAAGATATGGCAGCCCGCAGCACCCAACCCCAACATTTATTAGTCGGCCCTTGGGCGCATTTGCCTTGGGGAAGAAAAGTCGGCGAAGTTGACTTTGGTGCGAAAGCCGCCAGCCCTGTAGATAGGATGCAAATTCGCTGGTTTGATCAATTTTTGAAAGATATAGATACAGGCTTATTGCGGGAGTCTTCTATTTGCTTGTTTGAAATGGGAAGTAATATTTGGCACACTTTCCCTAACTTAAATACAGCTAACCAAAAATCTTATTTTCTGTCAACTACCGGACTCGCCAGCATCCGTGAAGACTCAGGAATTTTAATCCAAAATCCCCAATCCCAAATCCAAAATTCTGTTGATGTATTAGTCCACGACCCTTGGCGACCTGTACCGTCTTTAGGCGGTCATGCTGGCTTATCAGCAGGTGTATTTGAGCGATCGCATCTTGATTGTCGTTCGGATGTGTTAACTTATACTAGTACACTACTCACCGAAGACCTGCATATTTTAGGGGAGGTAGTAGTAGAAATTGATTGCTATGCTGACCAACCTAGTTATGATGTATGCGCTGTGTTATCGCAAGTACAGCCTGATGGCAAAGTATATAATCTGACTCAGGGCTATATACATTGTCCACAAAACACTGCTGTGCCGATTAAAATTCAACTGCAAACAACTTGTGTACGCATTGCCAAAGGTAATGCTTTGCGTTTGAGTTTGAGTGCGGCTTGTTTTCCTGCTTATGCTATGAACTCTGGTAATGGTGCAGTGCTGAACAGCAATGATTTACGCAATGCTCAAGTTATCACATTGACAGTACATTGTGGTGGCGATCGCAATTCTCAAATTTTCTTACCAGTGATTTAAATAGAATGTATATCAAAACCAAAACTTTTCAAATTACACCAAAAGAATTAGGCGCACTCTTAACTTTTTTCTATTACAGGCGGATGAAATTTATTTTTATTCTCTTAGCAATTTTGTTAATTATCAATATTGTTTTTTCCGTCTTACAAAATCGCTTTGATTGGTGGTTAATATATTTTGTCGGCTTAGGAGCGTATTTTGTTTCCTTACCTTTGTTTTTTCAACCACAAAAGCGCAATTCTACATTAGAGTTTCAAAATCGCTACTGTGAAATTGATGAAAATTTCTTTGCAGTCTTTTATGAAGATGGCAGTATTGTTAAAATTAATTACTCGCACTTTATTCAAGTCGTCAAAAAAGCAGACTATTATTTTCTATACATGACTAAAGTCCAATTTTATTATTTACCAGTTGCCGCTTTTGAAAGTGAAAAAGATATCCATAGATTTGATTTGTTTTTACAGAGCAGACAATTAATGAAACTCTGGTAATTGCTGCAATATTATCATTTAATTATATTTGATTTCTGACTTGCTAAATCCATAATGATTTCAAACCGAAAGTTTTGCGCTAAATCGGTTAAATACTTTTGATATATAGGATTTTCAACCGGAGTTTCCGACATTAAATTTAAGATGAGATCATCACTACACTGAGCCGCAGCATGATGTAATTCGCCCCGCCATTCATCTGGCATTTGAGCTAACCAATCTAATACCTCTTGGTGTATATTATTATGGCTGATATTTGATTGGATTTCATTAATCGCGGGCTGAGGTTCTTCCTGATAAATATATTGAACATTTAAATATTGTTGAATTTTTTCCAATATTTCTGATTCACGAAACGGCTTATTAATCAAATCATCACAGCCTGCTGAGAGGATAGCTGCTCTTTGCTCTTCAAAAGCATGGGCTGTTAAAGCAATAATAATCGTTTTCAATGACGAAGAAATTGCCGTTTCATTTGCAGTTTTAATTAACTTTGTTGCTACATAACCATCCATCACAGGCATACGCATATCCATAAAAATCAGATGTGGTTGCCATCCCTGCCATAAGTTAATAGCTTCCTGTCCATTTGTAGCTTCACGCACTACAAAACCTCTAAGTTGTAACAATTTAACTAGTACCAAATGGTTTTCTAAAACATCATCTACAACTAAAATTCGGTATTCGGGTTGTCCTGGTGCTAAACAAAGAACTCGACGCTGATTTTGTCTGATTGCAAGTTGACTAGTTGAGGCGAAACCAATATCAATCTGAAAGGTAAAAGTAGTGCCAACACCTTCTTGACTGGTAACAGTGATATCTCCTCCCATCAACTGCACATATTTACGGCTGATTGCTAAACCTAGTCCAGTTCCTTGTTGAGATTTGCGTCCAATTTCAGTTTGTTCAAAGGCTTGAAATAACAAATCAATTTCTTGGGGAGAAATACCAACACCTGTATCTTGTATCTCGAATATGAGGGAATGGGGGTAAATATTTTCTGTGTATTCTTGGGGTTGTTGGGCTAATTTGACACGCAAAATCACGCTACCTTGGGTAGTAAATTTTATTGCATTGCCTAAAAGATTGAGTAAAACTTGCCGCAGTTTGTTATCGTCTGTTTGTACATATTGGGGTAGTTGTGGTGCGTATTCAAAATGTAGTTGTAAACCTTTTGATTCGGCACGCAACCGCAACATTTCTTCTAGGTTATTTAATAGAGTAATTAAATCAAAATGACTGATATTTAATGTGGTTCTGCCAGCTTCAATTTTAGACATTTCTAAGATGTCGTTAATTAAATTCAGCAGATGTTCGCCAGCACGATTAATAATTGCTAGGTGTTTTTGGTGTTCTGTTGACAGTTGACTGTCATAACTCATAACTTGGGTAAAGCCAAGAATTGCGTTGAGTGGTGTCCGTAATTCGTGGCTCATATTGGCGAGAAATTCGCTTTTGGCTTTGTTGGCAGCATCAGCAGTAATCACGGCGGCTTGTAATGCTTGTGATTGTCTTTGGGTTTGTGCTAGTAGTTCGGCTTGTTGTAAGGCAATTCCCAAATGATTGCCAATTTGAACAACAATATTAATTTCACCTGTTTTCCATTGTCGCGGATTAGAGTTTTGATAACTGGCGAGTAAACCCCACAGTTTGCTACCACAAAAAATTGGCACAATAATATAAGCTTTAGCTTGAAAACGTTCTAATAAATCTAAATAACAAGAATCAAAATCTGCCGTGTAAATATCTGCTACACACCGAAAATTCGCATCTTGACTATAAACACCGCCTTGGTTTGCTTGCAGATAAGTATCTTGAATAGGATAAGCTGCCCTTTGCAAAATTGTTTCTAGACAGCGACCATCTTCTAAAACATCGTTGGCAATGATGGGATCGCTGATCTGTTCTAACATTAAAGAAATCCAACCTTCACTCATTGATTCTGAGACAAATTCACCACTCCAATCAGGATTAAAACGATAGACAACCACACGATCGCAATTTAATGCTTGGCGTAGTTCTTCAGTTGTCGCAGCAAAAATTGTCTGTAAATCTAAAGTTTGGCGCATTCTTTGAATAACTTGGGCAATTGCTTTTTCCCGTTCGACACTCTCCCGCAAAGCGGCTTCTGCGAGTTTAGTCTCGGTAATATCCGTAATTGTCCCTATGTGTCCGGTAATTTCTCCATGTTCATCAAGTTCTGGTATGGCTTGGCAAATCACCCAAACGCTTTTCCCATCAGGACGCAGAAAACGATGTTCACAAGTATATAAAGATTTGGCGGCGGCGGCTTCATTCCAGGTAGCAAAAACGCGATCGCGATCATCTGGATGCAAGGCTCGTGACCAGCCAGTACCCATTGCTTCTGCTTGTGGTAAACCCGTAATTTCTGACCAACGCTGATTAAGATAGATACAATGACCTAATTTGTTAGTATGGTAGATGCCGACGGGTGAAGCATCGGCTAAAGTTTGATAGCGTAGCCGACTTTCTTGTAAAGCCAGTTCTGCCCGTTTGCGATCGCTAATGTCTACTATCACTGTACCTAC encodes the following:
- a CDS encoding YcxB family protein, which produces MYIKTKTFQITPKELGALLTFFYYRRMKFIFILLAILLIINIVFSVLQNRFDWWLIYFVGLGAYFVSLPLFFQPQKRNSTLEFQNRYCEIDENFFAVFYEDGSIVKINYSHFIQVVKKADYYFLYMTKVQFYYLPVAAFESEKDIHRFDLFLQSRQLMKLW
- a CDS encoding CocE/NonD family hydrolase yields the protein MYRVLPKQTASMYTRDGVRLDADIYRPDAAESFPVLLMRQPYGRAIASTVVYAHPSWYAAQGYIVVIQDVRGRGTSAGEFKLFAHEIADGEDSIYWAAHLPGSNGKVGMYGFSYQGMTQLYAAVAKPSALKTICPAMIGYDLYTDWAYEGGAFCLQTNLAWAIQLATETARLRHDHTAYQALLTAARNLPLNNPEILQQLAPESFYHEWVAHPQADNYWEELSPKRHLQAVDLPIFHIGGWFDTYLRGTLRFYQDMAARSTQPQHLLVGPWAHLPWGRKVGEVDFGAKAASPVDRMQIRWFDQFLKDIDTGLLRESSICLFEMGSNIWHTFPNLNTANQKSYFLSTTGLASIREDSGILIQNPQSQIQNSVDVLVHDPWRPVPSLGGHAGLSAGVFERSHLDCRSDVLTYTSTLLTEDLHILGEVVVEIDCYADQPSYDVCAVLSQVQPDGKVYNLTQGYIHCPQNTAVPIKIQLQTTCVRIAKGNALRLSLSAACFPAYAMNSGNGAVLNSNDLRNAQVITLTVHCGGDRNSQIFLPVI